Part of the Puntigrus tetrazona isolate hp1 chromosome 10, ASM1883169v1, whole genome shotgun sequence genome is shown below.
AGTCACAAATAATTCTACAGTAGAATTGATTGCATTCCGGTGTCGCATCCGTGTATTTCtataatctgtttttaatttgcttctagAACATCTCCACACCCCGTCTGCCCAACACTGACACTGTGCTTATGTGTATGTTTCTAATGCTGCTATCTCTAAAAGATGTCACTTGGTAGTAGGCAACTACTCTAGCTGAGCAGACAAGATTACACACTAAATGACTTAAACTGAGCGCCGGGAGACGTTTTGGGATCTGGTCTTTGTATTTTGGAAtgttgaactttttattttggtaattcaaagatgatttattaaatttaataaaaatatggtaCCTTgaactaacaaaataaagagttttctgATTACggtgttctttttttgtttctcggtcgcaaacaataaaatgctaatCGTCGCCCTCTAGTGGCTGCTAAGTGCAACGCAGTCATAGGAACAGACGCGGATAAATATAACGTTTTCTTCATGGCACAATACACGGATATGTTTGCTGGTTATTCTTTACCGCGGATTCCCTAAGGTATGCCCGTCTACGTGATAATGCATTATGTTTACTTGGTCTTAACACGAGAGTGAGGAAAAAAGCGGCAAAAGTGTAGGCGGGAAAAATTGCTCGAACCGAATTTTAATTTATGACATGGCCTAATTCAATGCTGTATATCGTTTCCTGCGCTAAATATACCAAAATGTCCACGCagtcaaaacaaaattactggaaaaaatatcagtatttattCAGGTCAAACAGTGCAAATACTTCTTTCCCCcagatatatacatattaaagaAGCCCAGGTAAGTAATATGGAAAAGAGAATGTACCTGTAGAACATCTTATAACATTAGAAGACATTACAtcttaaattaacattacaaaaacatctgCACAGTTACTATAGCTAGTATAGATAGGATCTGCTTTACTTCCTACtgcgtagaaaaaaaaataaactttgtaCTGACTGAATACTGTCAAtaaagtctatatatatatatatttatatgagtGCATTTAATACTGCACATAAAGTGTGAAATCCCTTCTGATACAAAAATTAACACTGCATGACGCTTAACGTTTGCATGGTAACGAAAAAAGCAcatgcattttgaatttttcttttCCGAGAAAGAAAATAACAGTCGGTTTTTGTCACTGCAACACTGCACCGTGTGACTATAAAACCTCTTTttcatatatatctatataacatttatgcaaaatatatgaataaacatgCCTTTCAACAGCATTTTAACGTTCGCACGCTCTGCTAGCCGTGCCTTGTAAACGTAAAAAACCAATAAAAGTTTGCCTTAGCAGCACAACATAAACAAattgaaaacaataaacagGTCGAAAGGCTGAATTGGCCACCAGAGATGAATACATTTCTTCACTTGAGAGCTGTGATGTTGAGTTCAGGCATTTGCTTGGAGTGTGCCGTTTAGCAATATGCCGTTTTTCTCTTTGCTGGTTTTCTGTTGAGTGTGTTAGGCTCCACACATCCGGTGTTGAAAAAGCGTAGAAAATGGAGGGTTGAAATTGTTAGTTCCCTGGGTTCTAGGTCAAGTTATTGTCAGTGTGTCTTTGTTGACTAGCTCAGTTTGCTCAGTAGTTTTTCTTCAGTCAGTCTGAACTGCACGCTGACAGACATCTCTGCGATGAACTGCTCACAGCCCTCTTTGGTCACCTGTTTGCAGTACCGCAGGTCAATGTGACAAATGTTTCCGCACCGCTTGAAGTAGGTCAACGACAGGTCTGTAACTTTGTTACAAACTGTGgagcaaaagaaaatgaatttagAGCCAAAGCCACTCGTAATAATGACGCTTGATCTTAGTAGCAAGAGAAGGGTAGTGGCCTTGCATCGTGCATTTCAATAATATGCAATGCATAATACTGCAAGATAGCAATCTTATCAGATTAAGATGAGTTTGTGTATACACATGCAATGTATGCATGGGTGTTTTCCAGGCCACTCGACTGTCCGTTAGCATGTCTAACCTGTTATGTGAGGGTTTTAGTATTTCCTGCAATACCTGAAAGGTTGATGTGAGTAAGAGAGTCTCTGGTCGAGGTGCCGGCTGCTGTAAGGATATTCACACTCTGGTCGGTGATGTGGTTACAGTAACTAAGGTCCAATTGGGACAGTGAAGGCATGTGTTTTATCATCAGCTTGAGGGATGTATCCGTGATGTCCAGACCAGCTAGACAAAGATTCTCCACGTTTCTCAGTTTACTTCTACTGTCCAACTGACCTGAGAGACAGCAATATACATCTTTCACAATGAGTTTTACAACAGAAATGTAGCTGTACTACTAGCTGTGTTCACATGGGGGTGCTATGAATAGGCAAAATAAGGGATAAATGACTTCTAAATGGGTCAGAATTGAACATAAACAGCAATTATATTTATCATCCAGTACCTGGTCTGTTGTCTGTCGGTGGAGAGAGTAAGTCTCTTATCTGGTTGTCCTTGAGGCCCTCTACCCACTGCACATCTAAAGTTCTTAGCAAAGGACAACTGGATGTGCATAGTGCTGATACAGCTGCCCACGAACAGCCTGCCAGCAACAGAATCCTCAGACCTGCCAGGAAACCAACACATGCACGTATCAGACATGAGAGTGGAGTTTGCATACATCAGGGACGCCCAAACATGCTGTTGGAGATGTACTTTTAGTTCCGTTTCAACCCTGCTCCAAAGCACCTGTTTGCAATTATCAAATGTTCCTGCAGATATTTATTAACTGGTTTGTGCGTATTTAATTGCAACTAAACTTTACAGTAAAGGTAGATCTCTGGTAACAACAATGGGGTGTAGAGTACAAAGGCTATACCTTCAGGAGATACACTTTGTCAAAACAGTTGGAAGGGAATCCAGCTGTACagtgaactgaaataaaaatgttatacaaaTTTAGGAGTAAGTAAAAGTGTGACTGTACCAGGTAATCTGTTGATTAGCCAGCTGAGCTGCTTCTTAGAGATGTTAGTCCAACTCAGGTCCAGGGAGACCGGCTGTCTGCGGATAATGCCGCTCAGCATGAGTGGAGTGATTGACTTGCACCGGTTCAGATTGATCTTGGTCCACAGTCTTTTATCACAACACCTAAAAACAGAGGACAGAAGATTTAACTTTACTGTGTCGAGTTTGGCACTTGTTTGGAATATACCTAACATGAAGGACCCAACCCTTAAGCATCTAAGCTGCTTAAAAGTCACAGTTGAAAGTCTCATTCCATTGAATCAAATACAATGCCGTGTTTTCATTAATCAGGACAATGGTCAAAGAAGTGGTTAAGCCGGAgagcaagttaaaaaaaaaaaaacaataaaacctaaATCAATGGAGGTAAAGAATACTTATGTAGTATTGTTGGTATCTGTAGcggtataaaataaattctatagtaaaaattaaacacttaaaagcGCAACATATTATGATGCTTTCTTTACTAATTATTGGAAGACGTACCATCTGTTCCAGGTCTTACAGACCCGCATGCAGACACAGAGGTCTTGGTGTGTGAGGTGGCTGAACACTGCCATCCACACCTCTCTCCGCATTACATGATTATTCCCGTCATCTAAGGGCAGCCCATCTGGAGGGGGGCTAATTGGAGGGGGGCGAATAACATGGCGCTCCATCTGAACACATTTTGGTGGAGAGCGACAAGGTGTTGGCCTAATGACTGGGGTAGGTGTAGTCCTGATCCAGTTAACCGGGACCTGCTCCCTGAAGGATCCGTTTAGTTCCCGCTTAGGTCCTAGCCAGTCTCTCAGATGGCTACTGCCATTCCTTAGTGGTTTTCTGTCTTCTCCATCACTGTCTGGTTCTGTCTTCATCGCTCTGCCATTTTGATGAGCCAGACAGTCCTCTGTCTTCTGGATCTCCTGATTGAGTTGTTTGCTTAATTCTTTGCTCAGTTCTTTGTTGGGCAGGCGAGGTTTGCGTTTGGTTTTTCGCTGGTTCCTCAACTGTGTATCGACACCCGGGTCACTGCTGGGCCCCGCCTGGGTAAGACCGCCCTGTGATTGGTCACCTCCCCATGCAGCAGAGGTCTTGTGCACAAGCTTCCCATTCTCGTCTCGTCTACTCTTCTCATTCATagtctcttcttcttcctcttcttcatcatctCCATCCTCTTCTTCTGAGGGCACAAAACTGAAGGCTCTCCTCTCCAATTCTTGTCTGTTCTCCTCATCATACTCCTCATCatcctctctttctgtctttatctGTCCCAGGACAATAGAGGTTGAGAGATCTTCAGGCTTTGAGTGCTTCTTCTGTGGATTTAAAAGAGGGTCAAAATACATgctttgcaaaaataatatttcatctcTTATTTGCTTTTACTTATTCATTGTCTTGCTACCTTTTTCTTGACATTGGAATCTGAGTCTGAGTCCTTTTCAAAGAGTTTTCTCTTCTTGCGGAGTGGGTTGTCCTCCAATTTGGAACGTGTCTTAAAGGCGTCTTCTGACTTGCAGATAGGATTGTCCTCTCGTTCTGTCATCTTTTTCATGACAGGTGAAACAGTAGAGGTGTAGGACTCTGTAGACATGTTTGATTCCGGCTCTTCCTTTACATCCCGGATCATTCGCTGGTCTTTGAGCAGAGAGCCAGGGAGATTAGAAGCGTACTTAAACCCTGGGCCTCTTTTTTGCTTTGTGACCAAAAAGTGGGAAAGAAAATAAGACAAGTTTATATCAATTACGTTGCATCATCACCAtcttcatacattttttatttttttaagtacgTTAGATAGAATAGTGATGCTTACTTTCCCTGTCTTTCCAGCATGATTGCATTTCGGACACTCCCAGCAATTTGGCAACTCATCATTTACAACACCACCAGAATCCTTGTCCTGAAGAACAGAACACAATAAGTTTCTACTGAAAAAGAACAATAGACAGACAACATTGTATGTCTAAAATAAGACATTTGAAAGATTATTGATGCCATTATGGCTGATTAGGAAAACAACCTTCAAGCATCCTGGATGGAGGATCTCATTGCAGATAGAACACTCCATAAGCATCATGTTGAACTTGTCCTCCTCATTCTCTACTGTGTCTTCTTTCCCAGCCTCTCCGCACACCAGACACACAGCAGTATGAGGTAGAACAggctgcaaaacacaaaaagagtgGCTATTAGTTCCTCCAGATGTGCGATTCAGCAGATCAATGGTCAAATCTGATGGAGAGTACCCAAACTGACCGCTATGCACTGTCTCATGATACAGGACTGCTTCATGCGGCCTGGTCCACCAAACTTCTTCATGTCTTTGCAGAAGTGGCACTCTCCACACTCTTTGCGTGTGCATGCCTCGCACTTCCTGCAGCGTGTCCGTCTGCGCCGGGCACTAGATGAACCGCGACTGGATGAGAGCTTCACTCCTCCCGCTGTCGAGCCTGGAGCAGCCGATGGAGACGAGCCCATCTTTGTTTTTGGCCGATTAAGTGGCCGTGGCTGAAACATATAGAACCACAGAATTATTTATACAAGAGCCAAAAGAAAAAGGAGATGCAAGATTAAGCTTTTCTCAACCTGCTTTATATGTAGCATACTGAACATGTTTAGAAACCAGGACATGATGAACTTGATCTGTTTATGAGCTGCTTGCTGATTGTAACAGTAATGAAATGCAATGCCACATAGTCAAGGGAATGCAAACATAATGAACACAAACCTATCAACTTTCAGACCCCACACTCTGAGAGTGAGTTCATATGGTTCAGATTTAGTTGTATGCGCGGTTATTCAAATTGTTTATATGCCCTCGGggcactttaaagaaaaaaaacggagAATAGAACATGAGAATGCATTTTTACTACTCTGTGAATACCGATAAAATCTGCTTACAATGTCAGTCAAGTAAAGTTGGAGGACATTCCCAGTTGTTATTAACTCGAGTCAATTAAAGAACAATAAATCAGGATACAGCTGCAGGAACATGCACTAAACCAGCCAACGAATATTATTCCTCACAACATTTCTTGATAAATATAAACTGTGTTTCCTTAGAAACACAAATATTCCAACACTGATTTAGCCGTTATGCAACAGAGGGCAGCAGTAGCAGGAACGTcagaataaatgcatgtttgtattgCCATTTGATCTCCTTAATGTGAAGCACTTTACATTATTGATTCTGTTTCCTTTTTGATAGagcttttatttatcttttacacCAAAATGGCAACAGTGCATTTAGACTCTAAATCACAAATAAGCTTAATACATAAACACTTATAAACTCTAAAGTAAGTCAGAGGGAATTATTCTTCAAAGAGCTATATTCCACATCCCATGGGTTGCCATGTCCCCATTACATCAAGCAGAAGTCGTGCCTGTCCCAGCACCCACAACACGAGTTTCCTATGGCACCATGGGACCATGGGATGATTGATGAGAATGATTCTGGCCTCCACCCTCTTTATGAACCTTCATAATGGAGAGGAAAACACGAACAATCGCATTAGCCAGAGGGGGAAAGTGCAACCCGACCTCCTCAATAggtacatttcttttaaacagcCTAAGTGGATTTCTCTGCCCATGAGAGCTCAGATTAGCTCTTCAATCAGAGTCAAAAGTCCTGTTTTCACAGAGCTTTGAATTTGATGCTTGTAGTAGGATTGATTTTTGCCTCACACAGTCTTTCTCTACAAAGCAGAAACTGCTGTTTCACAACATCTCAGATGTGATGTGTTATGAAACTGAGTTTGGAAGAAAACAGAAGCACAAATTCAAGCATGTGGTCAGCAGAGccgggggagagagagagagactgccaGTGGGAAAAACATTCCAGACCAAATCTAATATCTCTTGTTAATGTGTTGGATGTCTTGAGTTTACGACTTTAAGAGCTGCTTTCAACCAGATTAAAGACAGGAccttgaaaattaaataaagtaccACCACCCAAAATGAAAGGTTCTAAGCAGAGGTATTTTTGCTGTTTCACTTTACAACGATATAATAGTGTAGAGGAATCAGGAAGTGGGAGAGAAGGGGTTGGATCAGGAAATGTCCTTGAGGATTCGAACTTGGGGTGCCCGTAACACAGCGTCGTTATATGTCAGTGCACTGCCCATTGGGCTACTGGTGCCAAATATGTTATtagtttttctgaaaacattcaTCTTTCGGATCTATTGGATATTGGCTAAAATAAACgcttatttaaatttatttacatttagttttattttggtttggtGACAATGacgacaaaaataaaaacgctAGCTCCTTGTGGGTTTACTGCGTCACATTTTGGTATTTTGatatcaaatcaaaatgttCTGAATAAATACAGATGTTCAGAGCAGATTTTAGAAGCCAAACAGAGGAGGCTTTAAGTCATATGACTGATTTCATTGTTAAAAACTTAATCTTTAACTTAATCTTATCCAAGTAGGAAAATGTTTCACTTCTCATTGTGAAACCAATAAgaactttgcaagtatgtgtgtgtgcatatgctTTGGTAGATTAATAGCATAAACAGCTTTGCTGGACATCGTTAGAGCAGCTTGCTGACAAGGGCAGAAATTAAAAGACAGCATTCATATAAAAACCGCTGCAGTGATGGAAGATCTCTAAGACAGGATTACTGTGGATATTAAGGGCAGACATGGATTTTGATGCTTGCTGTCTggtataggtgtgtgtgtgtgtacaaaataaatgcatatccaaggtaaacaaacacaaacaagctgACTCAAACATTGGTTTGTGATGCCATCATTAAATTAGATGTAATTGCCAAACTTGTTAAGAAATATtgccaaattaaaaataattattctgcAAAAACAACTGCAACATTCACAAATCACACCCAGCTGCAGGAACAATTGCAAATGTAATTGCTAGGGTGTGTAGATACACttgatatttaaaactaaactcACAAAACTGGATGAGGCAGATATCAGCAAAATAATGCCTTTTCACTAGGGTGACGAAtatcacaaaaacatgcaaatgttgCATGACCAGCagcaatggcaaaaaaaaactggattaattgctaaaacaaaaaactaggAAGTCATTTAAGTTcgtaaataatgtgttttaagatAAAAGTGGCTAAATTGTGATTTACTGGCTgacattacactttttttttttttttttttttttatacacagttCTCCAATGGTTCACTGATAGTTTTTCAAAGATGACCTGCGTAGAGGTCAACCCTCAAAAAGCATCCAAGACCAGATGTGTTGATGTAAGATCTGACTTCCTGAAAATGACATGTGATCCAGGATTAGCATAAATCTACATTTTCATAACTACAGGTCCAGGACTAAATATGTTCACAACAGGAACATGTCTGAACTGTTTTTACTCACGTTGGTTCTTTGTCCCACCCTTCCCCCATGCACTCATCTTGCAGGACCGGCTCAAAGAGGCCCTTGTTGGGCTGTGgccaaaacagttaaaaatatccTGGAAATTGAGGAAGTTGAAGAACACAATGATCTACACAGATATTTAAAACGAGTGGCGAAagtagaaaaaacaacaaaaaaaaactgcaatccTTTTACGAAAGCCACGGAGTTGTATTTCATCGTAATGACAGCATGATTAAATGATCATAATCTAGCAGCTGCATCTTTTCCTCAGTGGTGACAGCATTAGGggtgaaatgcatttgtgtgttttaaattgaaaaggAATACAAAAGGATTCACTGGAAGAGAATCAAGGATTCGCCCAACTGCAAACATAAAACAAGCGATGGGAGAGTCTCACGTGGGCAGCCACACAAACAGACATATGCAAAGTATTCAAAGAACCCACACGCCTTCGAAACCCTGCAGTGTGCATTACAACATCAACTGGGACTGTTAGAAAGCATTTGTAGCTGCCAACATAATATCGCAGCTTCCACAAATGAAGTGTCACTGCTTTCACTTTCATCTGGAACTCCTAAAAGTACCTAACAAAACCTTATAGCTTTAAGAAACGCTAGCTTGGGTTCACGTTTCACCATCCTGCTTCGATATTCAAGTTCAGGGAGCAAAATGGAAGAAATGTGACATCAAACGAGCACCGGGCTCAAAACTGAACTCGTGTGCTAGTCCTTTGCAGTTATCAGTGGCCACCATAAACATTTTTGACAGCTCTGACAGTTCCCTTATCACGTGTACTTCAGTTAcacatgcaaaaacacacaaataacagcTGCATGCAACCTTCCGCATCTCCTTTTCTTAAATCTACTGACCCGCAGGTCCAGCTCAATGTTACTACCTGCTCAGCATCCGAGTTCTCATAATCCTCCTCGTCAGCGATCAGCGACATGGCCATGGCTCTTTGAGTCCTCTCAGCGTTTTGCTAACTGACATGGCTGCAGCTCCAGCTTGCTACTGGCTGAGAGACGGCACAGCCCTCCCTTCTGTTCCTTAGCCATCAGAGCACACAGGCTAGAGCAAGACATGCTCATCCATATGCAGCAGGGGGAGTTACAAGAAGTGGGAGGGGAGTGGAGAGCGGCAGAGCCAATGGGTGTGCAGTATGCAAAACAGGCTCGTCGCCAATACAGCTTGCACGCGGCCAATAGGAAGCGAGCATGCAGAACAGAAGGGATGCGTGTTCGAGCAGGGTCATGGGGTAAAGAAGAGAGGCCAGTTGGGGCAGTATAAGGACAGATGGTCTTTAATCACAAAAGACAGACACAATGGAGGATGAAAATTCAGCAGCTGGGCTTTTAGTCGTCGAGACAGTTTTAGTGTTGTGGAGTGGGGGGAGCACAAAAGCCAACATCCAATCGCGTGTGTCACTTTCAATAGggaaataaactcaaaacaagtctataAGTGTAGGTTTACGTGTGATTGGTCAGGTCTAATTTTGGGGTACTGGCAACACTTCCTTTGTGTCTGAAACCGATTCATTGTTCCAGTGAAATACTAGTGCAAAGTTCCgctttgccttttttaaaatgcattgcttcaTATTTCCACAGAATTTGCCTCACAGCTATTTCAGTAGAacataaaaatggcattttaaacaaaaatcttgTAAACATTGCAATATGTAAATCAAATCACTGACCTTAAAAATAGATTAAAGAATCTTGCTCTGCCACATTATAATGTTTCTAATCACTCTGCATATCCATTCATACCTTGCCTGTCTTCTTTGGCCAGCATACAATAGGAGAACCAGTAATGGCCAACTTTGGATTGTCATCTGCGTGTTCCTTTAATACAACCTGTTTAagaagcagacaaaaaaaacttaaaaagataaatatttttggtaataaaaccaaaaaccatTGCAAATAGTTTTGGTGCGAAATATAAATGcgaatactttattatttataatacgataatttataaaaatatatatattttagaacattttaaatatttaaaagattttaaatgtttaattagatTAACTGTCTACAAATAGGCCTGAAAATTGATATAAAACCAGATTCAGATTTGGTATAAAAGAAGAGgtgcattgttttgttttaaaatcctttgcatgtttttaatgcCATGCACAATActttatgtcgttccaaacctgtaagacctttctGACCCCGCACAGAAAGCAATGCAGCTACTGCCATGTCCAAGGCCCAGAAAGATAGTGAAGACAAACAATTCTTAATTTGagttccaaagatgaatgaaggtcttatgggtttggaacaacatgatggtgagtagctaattcattaattaactttcatttttagAAGAACGATTTAAGTGTGCACCTCAGCGACAAGTGGAAAATGTATACAGACCTTCACATCATCTAGCAGTGCTTGTGGGTCCTCGATGCCCTctggaacacttttttttgtctctggAAGGGATTCCAGCTTTTCCACCAAGGCCTTGAGTCCATTTAGTTCAAACTCTGTCAAGTGTGTCCATTTGCCGGAATGTTCCATTCCAGGTGAGCCAGACGGAGTCTTGGGACACTCAGAAGGCAGGGACTTGAAGCTGTCTTCAGAATCATTGGCCGGGGACTTGAAGGTCTGATAGGGAGGGACAGTGGAGGACGGCTGGGTCGTCCCCTCTGTCCTCTCCAACCGCATCTCACATGAGTCCTCCTCCATGTCCAGCCGAGGTGCAGAGACGAGACTCTCGGTTACAAGCTTGGGTTCAGCTAGATCATATCAGAAGAGAAAAGCTACTTggataacaacaaaaaatgattgatttttcagTCCTGTTCttgctaaaattaaattaattttcctCACACTCCCACTTGCAACTTTTACCTTTTGTCCCAATCAAACCAACAGATAGAGTTCTATGCAGAGTTTTCAGTATTCTGTTTTCGCTATAGTGTCACAGGCTATTTTTTCCAAATCTCACACAATGCTTCTGACCTCATCATGTTGCATTTGTCACTTGAGTCAAATGGTGCTTTCCCTTGCTATCTAACCCTGTGCCTGTAAATGGTTACTTTTTCTCTGTGCAACAGACTAGCAACATTCTATaccttaaaatgtcaaatacatttaagtaacttttttcagaaaaatataatttatgggAATCCCACAAGTCATTTCTTACTCCCACTTCCCACACATACATTAGTATCTTCCCTCATACACAAGCGCTTGGCAATTTAAAACCCGTTCCACAATGACTCGTCATGCCTGGTTAGGACAGAAACTGCTATTCCGTTGCATAGAATTAAAAGACGTTCACTCTGACAATGATTCATTTGCAGGATGTCACCAAGTTGCTGTTCTTTTGGTTGCTTCACCATCTGCGCTTCCAGCAGTAGCTGCCTCATCACATTACTATACATTTGCACAATCTTGATCTTGGTGCGTCGCCAATGCTCTCCATTACTTGAAAATGACTTCTGGTTATGTTTATCATTGCATATTGCTCTCAGCTTAGCCAACTCACCAGCGTGGACGCGGAACTCCAGGCTGAGGTGCGAACGTCTGGTCAAGCAGTTCACGTACCTCTCCAACACATACCAGCACATCTCATAGAAGAAAGGGTAGCGGAATTTCGAGTGCACCTGAAACAGATATAAAATGAGTTAAAGAAACactcttttttataaaaataggcCCATTCTATTCTATCAACTCTCCCAAAGTtgataagttgagttttaccattttttaatccatttagcctatctccaggtctggcgatagtgcttttagcatagcttagcatacaTCATTGAATGCAGAGATTAGAGATTCAACTAAAGAGCAAGCTGGGGACAATTT
Proteins encoded:
- the LOC122352490 gene encoding lysine-specific demethylase 2B isoform X1, with translation MPEPEFTVSEIKNLVGSRRAVDVMDVSTQKGSEMSMAQFVRYYETPEDERDKLFNVISLEFSHTKLENLIKRPTVVDLVDWVDNMWPRHLKQKQTEATNVMSEMKYPKVQRYCLMSVKGCFTDFHIDFGGTSVWYHVFKGRKVFWLIPPSPNNLSLYEDWVLSGKQSDIFLGDRSDGCQRVELKQGYTFFIPSGWIHAVYTPEDTLVFGGNILHSFNIPMQLTVYEIEDRTKVHSKFRYPFFYEMCWYVLERYVNCLTRRSHLSLEFRVHAAEPKLVTESLVSAPRLDMEEDSCEMRLERTEGTTQPSSTVPPYQTFKSPANDSEDSFKSLPSECPKTPSGSPGMEHSGKWTHLTEFELNGLKALVEKLESLPETKKSVPEGIEDPQALLDDVKVVLKEHADDNPKLAITGSPIVCWPKKTGKPRPLNRPKTKMGSSPSAAPGSTAGGVKLSSSRGSSSARRRRTRCRKCEACTRKECGECHFCKDMKKFGGPGRMKQSCIMRQCIAPVLPHTAVCLVCGEAGKEDTVENEEDKFNMMLMECSICNEILHPGCLKDKDSGGVVNDELPNCWECPKCNHAGKTGKVTKQKRGPGFKYASNLPGSLLKDQRMIRDVKEEPESNMSTESYTSTVSPVMKKMTEREDNPICKSEDAFKTRSKLEDNPLRKKRKLFEKDSDSDSNVKKKKKHSKPEDLSTSIVLGQIKTEREDDEEYDEENRQELERRAFSFVPSEEEDGDDEEEEEEETMNEKSRRDENGKLVHKTSAAWGGDQSQGGLTQAGPSSDPGVDTQLRNQRKTKRKPRLPNKELSKELSKQLNQEIQKTEDCLAHQNGRAMKTEPDSDGEDRKPLRNGSSHLRDWLGPKRELNGSFREQVPVNWIRTTPTPVIRPTPCRSPPKCVQMERHVIRPPPISPPPDGLPLDDGNNHVMRREVWMAVFSHLTHQDLCVCMRVCKTWNRWCCDKRLWTKINLNRCKSITPLMLSGIIRRQPVSLDLSWTNISKKQLSWLINRLPGLRILLLAGCSWAAVSALCTSSCPLLRTLDVQWVEGLKDNQIRDLLSPPTDNRPGQLDSRSKLRNVENLCLAGLDITDTSLKLMIKHMPSLSQLDLSYCNHITDQSVNILTAAGTSTRDSLTHINLSVCNKVTDLSLTYFKRCGNICHIDLRYCKQVTKEGCEQFIAEMSVSVQFRLTEEKLLSKLS
- the LOC122352490 gene encoding lysine-specific demethylase 2B isoform X2, translating into MSVKGCFTDFHIDFGGTSVWYHVFKGRKVFWLIPPSPNNLSLYEDWVLSGKQSDIFLGDRSDGCQRVELKQGYTFFIPSGWIHAVYTPEDTLVFGGNILHSFNIPMQLTVYEIEDRTKVHSKFRYPFFYEMCWYVLERYVNCLTRRSHLSLEFRVHAAEPKLVTESLVSAPRLDMEEDSCEMRLERTEGTTQPSSTVPPYQTFKSPANDSEDSFKSLPSECPKTPSGSPGMEHSGKWTHLTEFELNGLKALVEKLESLPETKKSVPEGIEDPQALLDDVKVVLKEHADDNPKLAITGSPIVCWPKKTGKPRPLNRPKTKMGSSPSAAPGSTAGGVKLSSSRGSSSARRRRTRCRKCEACTRKECGECHFCKDMKKFGGPGRMKQSCIMRQCIAPVLPHTAVCLVCGEAGKEDTVENEEDKFNMMLMECSICNEILHPGCLKDKDSGGVVNDELPNCWECPKCNHAGKTGKVTKQKRGPGFKYASNLPGSLLKDQRMIRDVKEEPESNMSTESYTSTVSPVMKKMTEREDNPICKSEDAFKTRSKLEDNPLRKKRKLFEKDSDSDSNVKKKKKHSKPEDLSTSIVLGQIKTEREDDEEYDEENRQELERRAFSFVPSEEEDGDDEEEEEEETMNEKSRRDENGKLVHKTSAAWGGDQSQGGLTQAGPSSDPGVDTQLRNQRKTKRKPRLPNKELSKELSKQLNQEIQKTEDCLAHQNGRAMKTEPDSDGEDRKPLRNGSSHLRDWLGPKRELNGSFREQVPVNWIRTTPTPVIRPTPCRSPPKCVQMERHVIRPPPISPPPDGLPLDDGNNHVMRREVWMAVFSHLTHQDLCVCMRVCKTWNRWCCDKRLWTKINLNRCKSITPLMLSGIIRRQPVSLDLSWTNISKKQLSWLINRLPGLRILLLAGCSWAAVSALCTSSCPLLRTLDVQWVEGLKDNQIRDLLSPPTDNRPGQLDSRSKLRNVENLCLAGLDITDTSLKLMIKHMPSLSQLDLSYCNHITDQSVNILTAAGTSTRDSLTHINLSVCNKVTDLSLTYFKRCGNICHIDLRYCKQVTKEGCEQFIAEMSVSVQFRLTEEKLLSKLS